The following proteins are encoded in a genomic region of Drosophila willistoni isolate 14030-0811.24 chromosome 3R, UCI_dwil_1.1, whole genome shotgun sequence:
- the LOC6648185 gene encoding elongation of very long chain fatty acids protein F, translating into MRHNLIAYLCCLLRDLYLEHSDPRVAHLPLLSNLWTVMAIIAVYLAFVLHYGPKWMEHRQPFELKFVMQVYNVVQVVANSSLFIYGLINTYLSPEFSFTCQPVDHNNASPQMMKALYASYGYYMLKYLDMLDTVFIVLRKKNSQISFLHVYHHAGMVFGVSIFMNFLGGSHCTMLGVINLLVHSVMYAYYFASSQGAAKNILWWKQRITQMQLIQFGYLTCHFLMVIVHNPCQFPIFIAFTGFTQNIFMFAMFFDFYYKTYIRKSRQLKQPSTITTTATATKDTTKSELKLS; encoded by the exons ATGCGGCACAATTTGATTGCCTATTTGTGTTGCCTCTTGCGGGATCTTTATCTGGAACATTCAGATCCTCGTGTGGCCCACTTGCCCCTGCTTTCGAATCTATGGACAGTAATGGCCATAATTGCCGTCTATTTGGCTTTTGTACTTCACTATGGGCCCAAATGGATGGAACATCGCCAGCCGTTTGAACTGAAATTCGTTATGCAGGTGTACAATGTGGTTCAAGTGGTGGCCAATTCATCATTGTTCATCTATGGTCTGATCAATACATATCTGTCGCCAGAATTCAGTTTCACCTGTCAGCCAGTGGATCATAACAATGCCTCGCCACAGATGATGAAGGCTCTCTATGCCTCATATGGATATTATATGTTGAAATACTTGGATATGCTCGATACG GTGTTTATTGTGTTGCGCAAAAAGAACTCACAGATAAGTTTCCTCCATGTATATCATCATGCTGGCATGGTCTTTGGCGTCTCGATATTCATGAACTTCCTCGGCGGCTCACATTGCACCATGCTTGGTGTTATCAATCTGCTGGTGCATAGTGTTATGTACGCTTACTACTTTGCCTCATCGCAGGGTGCGGCCAAGAATATTTTGTGGTGGAAACAGCGCATCACTCAGATGCAGTTGATCCAATTTGGTTACCTTACATGCCACTTTCTCATGGTGATTGTGCACAATCCCTGCCAGTTTCCCATTTTCATAGCCTTTACGGGATTCACGCAGAATATCTTTATGTTTGCCATGTTCTTTGACTTCTATTACAAAACCTATATACGCAAATCGCGTCAGCTGAAGCAAccatcaacaataacaacaacagcaacagcaactaaAGACACAACAAAGTCCGAGTTAAAGCTCAGTTGA